Proteins encoded within one genomic window of Mustelus asterias unplaced genomic scaffold, sMusAst1.hap1.1 HAP1_SCAFFOLD_1080, whole genome shotgun sequence:
- the LOC144487837 gene encoding adiponectin receptor protein 1-like, with the protein MPGPERETEKRASLPQAVKEKAPSALSMPAQRSPSEACGDSSNVNQRNDVELTELMEEKADSRAGGDSATGMEFQTDSTTQHEEEEEEEVRVLTLPLQAHHAMEKMEEFVYKVWEGRWRVIPYDVLPDWLKDNDYLLYGHRPPMPSFRACFKSIFRIHTETGNIWTHLLGFVFFLGLGILTLLRPNMYFMAPLQEKVVFGMFFLGAVLCLSFSWLFHTVYCHSEKVSRTFSKLDYSGIALLIMGSFVPWLYYSFYCSPQPRLIYLGIVCALGISAIIVAQWDRFATPKHRLTRAGVFLGLGLSGIVPTLHFTIAEGFVKATTVGQMGWFFLMAAMYITGAGLYAARIPERFFPGKCDIWFQSHQLFHVLVVVAAFVHFHGVSNLQEFRYGLEGGCTDDSLL; encoded by the exons CCTTCCCCAGGCTGTGAAGGAGAAAGCTCCGTCTGCATTATCCATGCCTGCCCAGAGATCGCCGAGTGAAGCATGTGGAGACTCCAGCAATGTCAACCAGAGAAATGATGTTGAATTAACCGAACTAATGGAGGAGAAAGCAGACTCCCGGGCTGGGGGAGATTCAGCGACA GGCATGGAATTCCAGACAGACTCTACGACACAacatgaagaggaggaggaggaggaggtccgAGTCCTAACCCTGCCTCTACAGGCTCATCATGCAATGGAGAAGATGGAGGAGTTTGTGTACAAG GTTTGGGAAGGTCGCTGGCGAGTGATTCCTTATGACGTGCTTCCAGATTGGCTGAAGGACAATGATTATTTGTTGTATGGTCACAGGCCACCTATGCCATCCTTCCGAGCTTGTTTCAAGAGTATCTTCAGGATCCACACAGAGACCGGGAACATCTGGACGCATCTGCTGG GTTTTGTCTTCTTCCTGGGCCTGGGAATCCTGACCTTGTTGAGACCAAACATGTACTTCATGGCCCCTCTGCAGGAGAAGGTGGTGTTCGGCATGTTCTTTCTGGGAGCTGTTCTCTGCCTCAGCTTCTCCTGGCTCTTCCACACGGTCTACTGTCACTCTGAGAAAGTCTCCAGAACCTTCTCCAA aCTGGACTATTCTGGAATTGCCTTGCTTATCATGGGCAGCTTTGTACCCTGGTTATACTATTCCTTCTACTGCTCCCCCCAGCCCCGGCTCATCTACCTCGGCATTGTTTGTGCTCTCGGAATATCAGCCATCATTGTGGCTCAGTGGGATCGATTTGCAACTCCCAAACATCGGCTAACAAGAGCAG GTGTGTTTCTCGGTCTCGGTCTGAGTGGTATCGTCCCCACTCTACATTTCACCATCGCTGAAGGTTTTGTAAAAGCGACGACTGTTGGGCAGATGGGCTGGTTTTTCCTGATGGCTGCGATGTACATCACAGGGGCTGGTTTATACGCTGCCCGAATTCCAGAACGATTCTTCCCTGGCAAATGTGATATCTGG TTCCAGTCACACCAGCTATTCCACGTCCTGGTGGTAGTCGCAGCCTTTGTTCACTTCCATGGCGTTTCCAACCTGCAGGAATTCCGATATGGGCTGGAGGGAGGTTGCACAGACGATTCATTGCTCTGA